The proteins below are encoded in one region of Parvicella tangerina:
- a CDS encoding CUB domain-containing protein, with product MSNGSTASCTGYFYDDGGSGSDYNASQDYIYTINPGATVTITFNSFDVEAHSSCGFDYLEIYDGPNTSSTFLGRYCNTTGSPGTIVSSGTSLTFKWHSDSGVEQGGWDAEWACCSVNAGTASASPSTMCVAGNTTLSLAGQDGGTTIQWQSSADGVTWSNIGGATSASEVVAVSSSTYYRAKVTNGCDSYTASTYVSVGGTPIPTNYYVNDNSTTGDVFCSNVGNAANNGRNPCSPKASLQDIFDTYDIDPGDTIFVDAGTYTMGLNVTSSTDEGSAAGDVVITGAGSALTHITAPGSDDNFYFDNVSYIMVRDMHLISSQAARYNYFIFEGNDHHLDNCHLEHSTNTNVYMHEAGGAHDIDDNAVSNCEIENTSSSGYNVWIRGDADHDTIRNCVISSTGTSAKAVVLNDYYSGSHDGWPTSIHFFGNNVTADDYGIVGDVVDGNTMETYDIHDNVFNITSSDRADGAAVWLDDHGLSSSNISNIFNNIISGGKCGIYLSSGVDYCHFYNNFICNVEYGIYVSADNSDDNDFNYNSIYSSKECMYFTQDSKAWWYVRNNIFYTTGNSSYSCIYAGNTSSTFVRSDYNIFYMPNGAYAATEGGSNYSLAGWQGTNHHDGTGNGDNNSVNTDPNYRNPISCLLDLTGNYQTGTSIGAVGTDVYGTSRTHPTIGAWEEGSSLPVTSTFAHVVCDDHEVQVSWNTLSELNNDYFIIEGSNDGQSYTEIGTVLGAGNSSAEQHYAFAFDQSEANFDVLRIGQVDFNGDYNVIKHLSIDCSDESVFSLSELYPNPTNGDLTLVLSSLGSTEVVINIVDLEGRVVGESQHGLVKGSNFIRKNVEALASGVYLIKVTNTSGEVVVKRFVKH from the coding sequence ATTTCGAATGGCTCTACTGCAAGTTGTACTGGTTATTTTTATGATGATGGAGGATCTGGTAGTGATTATAATGCTTCTCAGGATTACATCTACACCATAAATCCAGGAGCTACGGTTACCATCACTTTCAACTCTTTTGATGTTGAAGCGCATAGTTCATGTGGATTTGACTATTTGGAGATTTATGATGGACCAAATACTTCTTCGACATTTTTGGGAAGATATTGTAATACTACGGGAAGTCCAGGTACTATTGTCTCTTCAGGAACATCCTTGACGTTTAAATGGCATTCAGATTCCGGAGTAGAACAAGGTGGTTGGGATGCTGAATGGGCATGTTGTTCTGTTAATGCAGGAACCGCCTCTGCCAGTCCTTCAACCATGTGTGTGGCAGGAAATACGACTTTGTCTTTAGCTGGACAAGATGGAGGAACTACCATTCAGTGGCAATCTTCGGCTGATGGAGTGACCTGGTCAAATATAGGAGGTGCTACTTCAGCGTCAGAAGTGGTTGCAGTTTCATCTTCTACTTACTATAGAGCTAAAGTAACGAATGGGTGCGATAGTTACACAGCTTCAACTTACGTGAGCGTTGGAGGAACACCAATACCAACAAATTACTATGTAAATGATAACTCAACCACTGGAGATGTGTTTTGCAGCAATGTTGGAAATGCGGCTAATAATGGTAGGAACCCATGCTCCCCTAAAGCTTCATTACAGGATATTTTTGATACTTATGATATTGACCCAGGTGATACCATATTTGTGGATGCAGGAACTTATACCATGGGATTGAATGTAACCTCTTCAACCGATGAGGGGTCTGCAGCTGGAGATGTCGTGATTACAGGTGCAGGATCAGCGTTAACGCACATTACTGCCCCTGGATCGGATGATAATTTCTACTTCGATAATGTCAGTTATATCATGGTTCGCGATATGCACTTGATCAGTTCACAAGCTGCGAGATACAATTACTTTATTTTTGAAGGGAACGATCATCATTTAGATAATTGTCATTTAGAACACTCTACTAATACCAATGTTTATATGCATGAAGCTGGAGGAGCCCATGATATTGACGATAATGCCGTTTCTAATTGCGAGATCGAGAATACATCTAGCTCTGGATATAATGTATGGATTAGAGGGGATGCTGATCACGATACGATCAGGAATTGTGTTATTTCCAGTACAGGAACAAGTGCTAAAGCAGTGGTGTTAAATGATTATTATTCTGGTTCGCATGATGGATGGCCCACGTCAATTCACTTCTTTGGGAATAACGTTACTGCTGATGATTACGGAATCGTTGGAGATGTGGTTGATGGAAATACGATGGAAACTTACGATATTCATGATAACGTTTTTAACATTACTTCCAGTGACAGAGCAGACGGAGCGGCTGTTTGGTTAGACGACCATGGCCTGTCTTCATCAAACATCAGTAATATTTTTAACAACATTATCTCTGGTGGTAAATGTGGGATTTACCTATCCTCTGGAGTAGATTACTGTCACTTTTATAATAACTTTATTTGTAACGTTGAATACGGTATATATGTCAGTGCTGATAATAGTGACGATAATGATTTTAATTACAATTCCATTTATAGTTCTAAAGAATGTATGTATTTCACACAAGACTCTAAAGCGTGGTGGTATGTGAGAAATAATATCTTCTACACTACTGGGAATTCGAGTTATTCATGCATTTATGCAGGTAATACATCTTCAACCTTTGTACGAAGTGATTATAATATTTTCTATATGCCTAATGGTGCTTATGCTGCAACTGAAGGCGGTAGTAATTATTCGTTGGCAGGTTGGCAAGGAACCAACCATCATGATGGGACAGGAAACGGTGATAATAACTCGGTAAATACAGATCCCAACTACAGAAATCCAATTTCTTGTCTTTTAGATCTTACCGGAAATTATCAAACAGGAACTTCAATTGGTGCTGTGGGCACGGATGTATATGGTACTTCTCGAACGCACCCAACTATTGGTGCGTGGGAGGAAGGATCGTCTTTACCAGTTACCTCAACTTTTGCTCATGTTGTCTGTGATGACCATGAAGTGCAAGTAAGCTGGAATACCTTGTCAGAGTTAAATAATGATTATTTTATTATTGAAGGATCAAATGATGGTCAAAGTTATACCGAAATTGGTACGGTACTCGGAGCTGGTAACTCAAGTGCAGAACAACACTATGCTTTTGCGTTTGATCAATCAGAGGCTAACTTTGATGTGTTGAGAATTGGACAGGTAGATTTTAATGGAGACTATAACGTGATCAAGCACCTAAGTATTGATTGTAGTGATGAAAGTGTTTTTAGTTTGAGTGAATTGTACCCGAATCCAACAAACGGAGACCTTACTTTGGTGCTGTCGTCACTAGGTAGTACCGAGGTGGTGATCAATATAGTTGACTTGGAAGGTAGAGTGGTAGGTGAAAGTCAGCACGGACTAGTTAAAGGATCGAACTTCATTAGAAAGAATGTCGAAGCGTTGGCTAGCGGTGTTTATCTGATCAAAGTAACGAACACCTCAGGAGAAGTTGTGGTGAAACGCTTCGTAAAACACTAG
- a CDS encoding T9SS type A sorting domain-containing protein, whose product MRFSLLINGLLLFVLSGRGQSAPLQPGNGPGGSDYSHNGVIFTDFTSWLSADGYWLFEPNQPKPDSADVIVFNHGYGVFNPGPYGQWIEHLVRKGNIVIFPKYQLNDASLPSGYTSNAITGILDALNELNTNPTRVKPRMEHFAMIGHSYGGVITSNLVTNYASYGTPKPQCFMLCQPGTGGFNGGRIPSYAGMDTDYNALIVVGDDDIVVGNSFGREIMDSTLIPTSHKNYITHFKDNYGSPVLEATHNEPLCKNNDYDGGTVSTVITGGYVASKQDAVDYFCYWKLADALLNCTFYGTDCEYAFGDTPEQRFMGEWSDGTPVIELQVEPSNPMFVDQEEIEVSVYPNPTSDHIFVTTNLLLPLEIAIYDNQGRLVHSTTLSSNQEHVSIEQLSTGHYTLVLKGKQAHVTHFVKQ is encoded by the coding sequence ATGCGATTTTCGTTACTTATTAATGGTCTTTTACTTTTTGTCCTTTCAGGACGAGGTCAATCTGCACCATTGCAACCTGGAAACGGACCTGGCGGCAGTGATTATTCTCACAATGGTGTAATCTTCACAGATTTCACATCATGGCTTAGTGCAGACGGGTACTGGCTATTTGAGCCTAACCAGCCAAAACCAGACAGTGCTGATGTGATCGTTTTCAATCATGGTTATGGCGTGTTTAACCCAGGGCCTTATGGTCAGTGGATAGAACACTTAGTGAGAAAGGGAAATATTGTTATTTTTCCGAAATACCAATTGAACGATGCTTCATTGCCAAGCGGATACACTTCGAATGCGATTACGGGGATACTTGATGCCTTGAATGAATTGAATACAAACCCAACCAGAGTAAAACCAAGAATGGAGCATTTTGCCATGATAGGTCATTCTTATGGCGGTGTTATTACCTCGAACCTAGTGACTAACTACGCTTCTTACGGCACACCTAAACCACAATGCTTTATGTTATGTCAGCCTGGTACTGGAGGTTTTAACGGGGGGCGAATTCCTTCTTATGCAGGGATGGATACAGATTACAATGCATTGATCGTTGTCGGTGATGATGATATTGTGGTTGGAAACTCTTTTGGGAGGGAGATTATGGACAGCACATTGATACCAACTAGTCATAAAAATTACATCACTCATTTCAAAGATAATTACGGTTCTCCTGTGTTAGAAGCCACGCACAATGAACCACTTTGCAAGAATAATGATTATGATGGAGGTACAGTAAGTACAGTGATCACAGGAGGCTATGTAGCCAGCAAGCAAGATGCGGTCGATTATTTCTGCTATTGGAAATTAGCCGATGCCCTGCTCAACTGTACGTTTTATGGAACCGATTGCGAATACGCTTTTGGGGATACGCCAGAGCAACGATTTATGGGTGAATGGAGTGATGGCACACCAGTCATTGAACTACAGGTTGAACCCAGTAATCCAATGTTTGTTGATCAGGAGGAAATTGAGGTGAGCGTTTATCCAAACCCTACAAGTGATCATATTTTCGTAACCACTAACCTCCTTCTTCCGCTAGAAATAGCGATTTATGATAATCAAGGCCGGTTAGTACATTCAACAACACTAAGTTCGAACCAAGAACATGTTAGCATAGAACAATTGAGTACTGGACATTATACTTTAGTCTTAAAAGGGAAACAAGCTCATGTTACTCATTTCGTAAAACAATAA
- a CDS encoding Rossmann-like and DUF2520 domain-containing protein has translation MRIVVIGSGNVATHLAQGLFHKGVTIDAIISRKMENAEALGSLVEADAFDNMKKYANWGKEDLVLIAVKDNAIDEVMSSGLLKHSDVVHTSGSYDSKGMRNYCHAYGAFYPFQTFRKTAAVDLSLVPFFLEMSSEKGLRKIEELACLLSNSVHNLNSSERKKLHLSGVFLNNFIYFILDKTKNLCVEHGISQDLLKPLLQQTIKFALDYPENLQTGPAKRGDVETMKGHIEVLSSNPNLAEIYKTLSYLIYNENHDDKIEL, from the coding sequence ATGCGCATTGTTGTTATCGGTTCTGGAAACGTAGCTACTCACCTAGCTCAAGGATTATTTCACAAAGGAGTTACTATTGATGCAATCATTAGTCGAAAGATGGAAAATGCAGAAGCTCTGGGTAGTCTGGTTGAAGCAGACGCCTTTGACAATATGAAAAAATATGCTAATTGGGGAAAGGAAGACCTTGTTCTTATAGCCGTTAAAGATAATGCCATAGATGAAGTGATGTCTTCAGGACTACTGAAACATTCTGATGTCGTTCACACCTCAGGCAGTTATGATTCTAAAGGAATGAGAAATTATTGTCATGCTTACGGTGCGTTTTATCCTTTTCAAACGTTTAGAAAAACAGCCGCTGTTGATTTGAGTCTTGTGCCTTTCTTTCTCGAAATGAGTAGCGAAAAAGGACTGAGGAAAATAGAAGAATTGGCTTGCCTTTTAAGTAATTCAGTACACAACCTCAATAGTTCGGAAAGAAAGAAACTTCATTTGTCTGGAGTTTTTCTGAATAACTTCATTTATTTTATTTTGGACAAGACGAAAAACCTATGTGTGGAACATGGTATTTCGCAGGATCTACTCAAGCCATTGCTACAACAAACTATTAAATTTGCGCTTGACTATCCAGAAAACCTACAAACGGGTCCAGCAAAGAGAGGTGATGTAGAGACCATGAAAGGACATATTGAAGTACTTTCTAGTAACCCAAACCTTGCTGAGATTTACAAAACACTTAGTTACCTTATTTATAACGAGAATCACGATGACAAAATTGAACTATAA
- a CDS encoding FMN-binding glutamate synthase family protein, which produces MRNLFIIISVVLIAGLGSAGYFVHPSFWWILAIISPLFVMGFFDIIQTKHTIRKNYPLIGRLRYFFESIRPEISQYFIESDLNGRPFNRRDRSVVYQRAKAVRQTVPFGTQLHTDEPGYEWVTHSLYTSHIEEDDMRITIGSSQCSQPYSSSIMNISAMSFGSLSMNAVLALNGGAKKGNFAHNTGEGGISKYHKDPGGDLIWQIGTGYFGCRNDDGTFNAELFQKNSAHPSVKMIEVKLSQGAKPGHGGILPAKKNTPEIAAIRHVKPGTAVLSPPRHSAFNDSKGLLEFVAHLRELSGGKPVGFKLCLGKPEEFEEICETIKSTGIKPDFITIDGSEGGTGAAPLEFSDRLGMPLYDALAFVYNTMVKHGIKDEIKLIASGRVMTGFDIVKLLALGADGVNSARAMMFALGCIQALECDSGHCPTGIATQQKGLMKGLDVTAKTERVANFHKNTMFAVKEILEATGKHSTDEVKRDLIFRRVEENKVMRFDEIYPY; this is translated from the coding sequence ATGAGGAATTTATTCATTATCATTTCAGTTGTCCTGATCGCTGGGTTGGGAAGTGCAGGATATTTTGTTCATCCATCATTTTGGTGGATATTGGCTATCATTTCCCCGCTATTCGTTATGGGATTTTTTGATATCATACAAACGAAACATACGATCAGAAAGAATTATCCGCTCATTGGTCGATTAAGGTATTTCTTTGAATCTATTCGCCCAGAAATTAGCCAGTACTTCATTGAATCAGACCTTAACGGAAGACCATTCAACAGAAGAGATAGAAGTGTCGTTTATCAAAGAGCGAAAGCAGTTCGTCAAACTGTTCCTTTTGGAACTCAACTGCATACTGATGAACCAGGTTACGAATGGGTAACGCATTCTTTATATACCTCTCATATTGAAGAGGATGATATGCGGATTACCATCGGTTCTTCTCAATGTTCACAACCCTACAGTTCGAGTATTATGAATATATCTGCGATGAGCTTCGGGTCATTAAGTATGAATGCTGTTTTAGCCCTGAATGGAGGGGCAAAAAAAGGAAACTTCGCCCACAATACTGGTGAAGGCGGAATCTCTAAATATCACAAAGATCCTGGAGGAGACTTAATTTGGCAGATTGGAACGGGGTATTTTGGCTGCAGAAATGATGATGGTACGTTCAACGCTGAGTTATTCCAGAAAAACTCAGCCCACCCGAGTGTCAAAATGATAGAAGTAAAACTATCTCAAGGAGCGAAACCTGGTCATGGAGGAATTCTTCCAGCTAAGAAAAACACACCTGAAATTGCTGCAATAAGACACGTAAAGCCTGGTACTGCTGTTCTGTCTCCACCTAGACATTCCGCTTTTAATGATAGTAAAGGTTTATTGGAATTTGTTGCACACTTAAGAGAGTTGTCTGGTGGAAAACCAGTTGGTTTTAAGCTTTGTCTTGGGAAGCCAGAAGAATTTGAAGAGATTTGCGAAACGATCAAATCGACAGGTATTAAACCAGATTTTATAACCATAGATGGTTCGGAAGGAGGCACAGGGGCTGCACCGTTGGAGTTCTCAGATCGATTGGGAATGCCATTGTACGATGCTCTTGCTTTTGTATATAATACCATGGTTAAGCACGGCATCAAGGATGAGATCAAATTGATCGCTTCGGGGAGAGTCATGACTGGTTTTGATATTGTTAAATTACTTGCACTTGGTGCAGACGGAGTTAATAGTGCACGGGCTATGATGTTTGCTTTGGGGTGTATTCAGGCTTTGGAATGCGACAGCGGACATTGTCCAACGGGGATTGCTACTCAACAAAAAGGACTCATGAAAGGGCTTGATGTGACTGCAAAAACAGAACGTGTTGCTAACTTTCACAAAAACACCATGTTTGCAGTAAAAGAGATTTTAGAGGCAACTGGTAAACACAGCACCGATGAAGTGAAAAGAGATCTTATCTTTAGAAGGGTTGAAGAGAATAAAGTCATGAGATTTGATGAAATCTATCCCTATTAA
- a CDS encoding DUF1987 domain-containing protein translates to MAVQINQTDKTPFVHLCSENAQFIFDGIILPEDAVEFFSPITKYIGSYLENPPAESEIICKLEYFNTSASRMLFAMFKAFQDAQHLTKTKVTWYYDEDDDAMEEVAEEFQEILPDLNFVKTPKAFDDLPDLRKLVPVEEG, encoded by the coding sequence ATGGCAGTTCAGATTAATCAAACAGATAAGACACCTTTCGTTCACTTGTGTTCTGAAAATGCTCAGTTCATTTTTGATGGGATCATTCTGCCAGAGGATGCTGTTGAATTCTTTTCTCCAATTACTAAATACATTGGGTCTTACCTCGAAAATCCTCCAGCTGAGTCAGAGATCATTTGTAAATTGGAGTATTTTAACACTTCGGCTTCTAGAATGTTATTTGCTATGTTCAAGGCCTTTCAAGATGCTCAGCATTTAACGAAAACAAAAGTAACGTGGTATTATGATGAGGATGATGATGCCATGGAGGAAGTTGCTGAAGAGTTTCAAGAGATTCTCCCAGATTTGAACTTTGTAAAGACCCCCAAAGCATTTGATGACCTTCCAGATCTTAGGAAGTTAGTCCCAGTAGAGGAAGGTTAA
- a CDS encoding Maf family nucleotide pyrophosphatase: MLKNITNHYDVILASKSPRRQQLLKEILPDFTINVRPVDEVYPSDLKQEEIAPYLSQLKSAAFEDLKTNQLVITADTIVCLDDKVLGKPKDFKESFQMLSELSGNTHVVYSGVTIKTQNKTVSFYDATKVTFYPLSASEIEHYIHTCQPFDKAGSYGIQEWMGYVGIEKMEGEFYNVMGLPLHRLYRELKKY, from the coding sequence ATGCTGAAAAATATAACTAATCATTATGACGTTATACTCGCGTCAAAATCTCCAAGAAGGCAACAACTTTTAAAGGAAATTCTTCCCGACTTTACGATTAATGTTAGGCCTGTAGATGAAGTCTACCCTTCTGATCTTAAACAGGAGGAGATCGCCCCCTATTTATCTCAACTGAAATCTGCCGCGTTTGAAGATCTGAAAACGAATCAACTGGTAATAACGGCAGACACGATCGTTTGCTTAGATGATAAAGTTTTAGGTAAACCAAAAGACTTTAAGGAATCCTTTCAGATGCTGTCAGAGTTGAGTGGAAATACCCATGTAGTTTATTCAGGTGTAACGATAAAGACCCAAAACAAAACGGTATCCTTCTACGATGCTACCAAGGTGACTTTTTACCCATTGAGCGCTTCAGAGATTGAACATTATATTCATACTTGTCAGCCCTTTGATAAAGCAGGATCCTACGGCATTCAAGAGTGGATGGGTTATGTGGGCATTGAAAAAATGGAAGGTGAATTTTATAATGTCATGGGGCTTCCGCTTCACCGCCTTTATCGAGAACTAAAGAAATATTAA
- a CDS encoding KdsC family phosphatase, producing the protein MTKLNYKIKLKDVKLFVFDVDGVISDGVVYLDADGEMMRNCHVRDSLAMKLALHAGIEILIISAGTSKKVEERMRYLGVEHVRMGCYKKYEELSRFCAVNDYQLEQVLYMGDDLPDYECLSNVGVATCPNNAVQEIRFMVDYVSHIDGGQGCVRDVIEQTLRVQGKWPNLAENPTISFEK; encoded by the coding sequence ATGACAAAATTGAACTATAAGATAAAACTTAAGGATGTTAAGCTATTTGTTTTTGACGTTGATGGAGTAATTAGCGATGGTGTTGTCTATCTGGATGCTGACGGTGAAATGATGCGAAATTGTCATGTAAGAGATAGTTTAGCTATGAAACTAGCCCTTCATGCAGGAATTGAAATCTTGATCATAAGCGCTGGTACCTCAAAGAAAGTAGAAGAACGAATGCGCTATTTGGGCGTTGAACATGTTCGCATGGGCTGCTACAAGAAATATGAAGAGTTATCCAGATTCTGTGCAGTAAATGACTATCAACTTGAACAAGTTTTATACATGGGTGACGATCTTCCTGACTATGAATGCCTGAGTAATGTGGGAGTGGCAACCTGTCCGAACAATGCCGTTCAAGAAATTCGATTCATGGTAGATTATGTCTCTCATATAGATGGTGGACAAGGCTGTGTAAGGGATGTGATTGAACAAACGTTGAGGGTTCAGGGAAAATGGCCTAATCTTGCAGAAAACCCCACAATTAGCTTTGAAAAATAA
- a CDS encoding protein adenylyltransferase SelO, which produces MKKLSELQVFPHFSKHLPTDSLTDNRPRPVSNACFSFVNPIKPTSPKYIHHSEELANELGLTISKEEVKAYLSGQLSLKSEDFKPFAMCYGGHQFGQWAGQLGDGRAIIIAEAELNNQLFQFQLKGAGPTPYSRRADGFAVLRSSIREYLCSEAMHHLGIPTTRALSLVTTGDLVTRDIMYDGNPKDEQGAIVCRVAESFIRFGNFEIFAAKRENEVLKQLVDYTIKHHFPALGKPSKDTYLVFFREVVQRTKDLMIQWQRVGFVHGVMNTDNMSIHGLTIDYGPYGWLEDYDHNWTPNTTDRDTKRYRFGNQPNIGLWNLVQLANAIYPLIEDAKPLEEILDEYKTTFHRDYKKMMLNKLGLYDQSIPKSFIAYTEEFLNKLQLDYTIFFRLLSEHELDKKYFSAILTQSSYFNQETLDALSNYSTEWFQTYKNHLDQESVLWQERSEKMKKVNPKYVLRNYMAQLAIENAEKGDFDLIDELYELLKAPYADQPEHEKWFAKRPDWATNKIGSSMLSCSS; this is translated from the coding sequence ATGAAAAAGCTAAGCGAACTACAAGTATTCCCCCATTTCAGTAAACATTTGCCTACTGATTCACTCACAGACAATAGACCTCGACCTGTTTCGAATGCTTGCTTTTCTTTTGTGAATCCCATCAAACCTACTTCACCAAAATACATCCATCATTCCGAAGAATTAGCCAATGAACTTGGACTAACAATTAGTAAAGAGGAAGTGAAAGCCTATTTGAGCGGACAACTCTCTCTAAAAAGTGAAGACTTCAAACCATTTGCTATGTGTTACGGAGGACATCAATTTGGTCAATGGGCCGGACAACTGGGTGATGGTCGGGCGATAATTATTGCTGAAGCAGAACTAAATAATCAATTGTTTCAATTTCAGCTAAAAGGAGCTGGACCTACCCCCTACTCCAGAAGAGCGGATGGTTTTGCCGTGTTGAGATCTTCCATCAGAGAGTATTTATGCAGTGAAGCTATGCATCATTTAGGCATCCCTACAACACGAGCTCTTTCGTTAGTAACAACAGGAGATCTAGTTACTAGAGATATCATGTATGATGGGAATCCAAAAGACGAACAGGGAGCAATTGTTTGCAGAGTAGCGGAGAGCTTTATTCGATTTGGGAACTTTGAAATCTTCGCAGCAAAAAGAGAAAATGAAGTATTAAAACAGTTAGTAGATTACACCATTAAACATCACTTTCCAGCGTTGGGAAAACCTTCAAAGGATACTTACCTCGTATTTTTCAGAGAGGTGGTGCAACGAACAAAAGACCTGATGATTCAGTGGCAACGCGTTGGTTTTGTGCACGGAGTTATGAATACCGACAACATGTCCATTCATGGACTGACGATCGACTATGGACCATACGGCTGGTTAGAAGATTACGATCACAATTGGACTCCCAACACTACAGATCGCGATACGAAAAGGTATCGATTTGGTAATCAACCCAATATTGGACTCTGGAATTTAGTTCAATTGGCCAATGCGATCTATCCTCTTATCGAAGACGCAAAACCATTAGAAGAAATTCTAGACGAATATAAAACTACCTTTCATCGCGATTACAAAAAGATGATGTTGAACAAACTTGGGCTTTACGACCAGTCCATCCCTAAAAGTTTTATTGCTTACACGGAAGAATTCTTGAATAAACTTCAACTCGATTACACGATCTTTTTCAGACTGCTTTCTGAGCATGAACTCGATAAAAAGTACTTCTCTGCAATACTTACGCAAAGTTCGTATTTCAACCAAGAAACCTTAGATGCACTTAGCAACTATTCAACAGAGTGGTTTCAAACCTATAAAAACCACCTTGATCAGGAGTCTGTTTTATGGCAAGAGCGCTCTGAGAAAATGAAAAAAGTTAACCCAAAATATGTGCTTCGAAACTATATGGCTCAGCTAGCTATTGAAAATGCTGAGAAGGGTGATTTTGATCTGATTGATGAACTCTATGAATTACTTAAAGCTCCCTACGCTGATCAACCTGAACACGAGAAATGGTTTGCAAAACGTCCTGACTGGGCAACCAATAAAATTGGGAGTTCAATGCTCTCATGCAGTTCGTAA
- a CDS encoding UbiA family prenyltransferase produces MTRAFRPINLLVIACVCIAFQVVSFKIQQSQFQLTTEFLVYILVALFIGAGGYLINGFYDQKIDGYNLPEYSFPFERNQVILIYSLLNILPITLGLFFLDISALIGFILLPILLLWAYSAWLKALPIIGNGIVAFIALWLPIGLLYVNGSSELLGNDLYAEFVMLMLGEIFLITFAREIIKDIEDVEGDKKYHCKTLPVRLGEKKAAYVASFFLFWSALLWFGTVKKHLAELNLLTLLFCIFTFVIVIISFVSLWRSTSWKNRAKQSSLLLKVGMLVALTTLISI; encoded by the coding sequence ATGACCCGAGCTTTTAGACCAATAAACCTTCTGGTAATCGCCTGCGTCTGCATTGCTTTTCAAGTAGTATCCTTTAAAATTCAGCAAAGTCAATTCCAACTTACAACGGAATTCCTTGTTTACATATTGGTTGCGTTGTTTATTGGAGCTGGAGGGTATCTTATTAACGGGTTTTATGACCAGAAAATTGATGGTTATAATCTACCCGAATATTCCTTTCCTTTTGAACGAAATCAAGTTATACTCATTTATAGTCTTCTTAACATCCTACCGATTACACTTGGCTTATTTTTTTTAGATATTTCCGCTTTAATTGGTTTTATCCTTTTACCAATATTGCTCCTATGGGCTTATTCTGCTTGGCTTAAGGCATTACCAATTATCGGTAATGGCATAGTGGCCTTCATTGCGCTCTGGCTTCCCATTGGGCTGCTTTATGTTAACGGATCCTCAGAACTCCTAGGAAACGACTTATATGCAGAGTTTGTAATGCTCATGTTGGGAGAAATCTTTCTGATCACTTTCGCTCGTGAAATCATTAAAGACATTGAAGATGTAGAGGGAGATAAAAAATATCATTGTAAAACACTTCCTGTAAGGTTGGGCGAGAAAAAGGCTGCCTATGTTGCTTCATTCTTTCTATTTTGGTCTGCCCTGTTGTGGTTTGGGACCGTAAAGAAACATCTCGCTGAACTAAATCTGTTGACACTCCTATTTTGCATTTTTACTTTTGTAATAGTGATAATTAGTTTTGTTTCTCTCTGGCGGAGTACTTCATGGAAAAATAGAGCAAAACAATCAAGTTTACTACTTAAAGTAGGAATGCTAGTAGCCTTAACCACCTTAATATCTATCTAG